The Porites lutea chromosome 9, jaPorLute2.1, whole genome shotgun sequence sequence tcatttatctatttaaaaTGGTCATAATTTTATGTTTGACTTTCTCAAAAtactcttaaccctttaagccctaagatcCACATCCAAATTCTCCTGACTGATCtccttacatttcttttaagaacagttgagagaatttggtctAAGATCACAGCATTCTCTCCTTaggtaatcaatttagtaattctcataacttttacTCTTCATGATCTGCtaatgttgttaggagaaaattcaCCCTTGGGACCTAAATTACTTACCATACTTTTTGCATGTAATCTTGCACCCTTTTTGGTCTTAGTTACTCTATAGTCATCACAAAATTAATGGCACCTTCCATAAAGACTGCATTGGCtgtatcttttaaatttttcacaGTGTTCAATCTAGGCCGCATATTTGCATCAATGGATAATGATGGTAAGGCTGGAGAAGTCAGTTCAACCTCCAGAACTTCAAGAGCCAACAGCTTCAAGCATAAAAACTTTATTATACCCTGGTGATAGTTTGGATGATAGTTATTCAAAGTTTCAATATCAAAGTTTGTCCCAGACCATTTTTGAAAtgacccaattttttttttcaaagtgggATATATGACCCACTTTGACTAATTTCTAGATTGAACATTACTTTCAGTAACTTCATTTTTATGATCCTATTTACCGGGCAACTCTTAGCTTCAATTAGTGGTACGTCCAGGGAATTCTTTACTAGCTATAGTTCTTGCACTAGCTGTAAGAAATTATTCTGGGAGAACTAAGAGAAAAGATTTAAAAGAGGATTTTTGTATGCTTGAAAATGtaattgtttctttaattagttCTTAACCTGTGTTTATACAAATGTAGGTATTTGACACAGCTGCATCTATGACTTTAGTACGTCTTTAATTGGCATAGTAATTTTGTCCTTAAGTGTCATCAATCTATGACCTTACAGTATTTGGGACAACCAGCTTAGTAGAAACTGTGTTGAGCTGGTTTTTATTCCAAATGCATTTTGAAATAATGgaatgaattaaaaaaacatttcctGTTGCATTTCAAAGTGCTGGCAATGTTGTCCAATAAAAACCATTTGGGGAAAAAAGCATGCAGGAAACATATCAAACCGTTTCAATGTGACACCACTTTCTTTCTACTGGGAGGCATTCACAAGAAGTTGTCATCACCTGACTTAGGATTAATGGTTAATAATTTTTAGGTTATACAATCTAAAGGATCACAGAGAACTGGGTGCCCTGATGCAGCATGAAGGTATTAATTTATGAATACAGACTTGCCAACTCCCACGAATTTGTTGTCAGTCTCACGATTTCTCGACCAATCTCATGCTCTCATGAGTTAGCAACTGATTTCTCATGCTTGTCTCAAAAAGTCAAACTCCAAAAAAAATGTTGGAGCTGTCTGGCCCATTTCCAGTTTAATAGATAGCAATAGATAGCAAGCTCAATCCAAAGAATAATTATATGCTTGGCAGTCGAGTTTGATAACATGTACATTCTTTTCGCCTACAGCAACTTGCCACTGCAACCAAATGTGTAGACTTACTGTTTCTCTTGTTTCAATTAAGACAGCCTCCAACAAAACTTAGAAATTACAAGTACAAAACCTAAACTGAAATATCGTGATGTTTACTGCTCCAGCTTCTAATACCCGTAATGGCTCATAGTCCCCTTGAAAGTCTTTCCACTTAGAAATTTGGGACGTCTAGCGACTTTTTACCCATTCTCACTACTTGTCTGAGCGCTTAGTTCACAATCTTACAGATATATTTGCCTTTTGTGGGTCGACAAGTCTGTGAATATGCACAAACAATAATCTTCTCTTAAGGATCAGTCAACTCCCTTCTAAACATTATGGTAGCTACAGGTGATGATCTCATGTAGGGGAGATATTGGTAGATACTGTAACATTACGTGTTTGTCTTTCAGTCAAACCTTAAACTCTTCAAACTACAGATTGCAACATTCTATCAAAAACAGGCCTTATTcaagaaaacaactttttaaaatggtAGTTAGTGAAGCGCGATTCCTCCTGAGAAGTTTTGTTTGTACAGTGTAATTTGGTTGAAACAGTGTGTACAGAAGAGACATGACATTACAAAGATTAAATTTGTGAACAATTATATGGGATTGGTTGGCACGGTCATTcatatgtttctgggaaactgcccacctaaaACCCCTCCcataagccaacattaacacttacttctcgcttagggcaaaatattggattaggggaggggtaggtgggcagtttcccagaaacgtataatatCTGGTTGGCATATTCAGGGAGAACAAGATCCAAAATGTCCACTGGCTAAAGATCAGCCTGTTGTGCAAACTGGTGAGGAGATGCAAAAGAATCGTTCTGCTTTGATGACTCCATACATAAATCCTTCTGAAAAAGACCTGGTTAGAAAACGTTACGATCCAAGtccagggctcgaaattaacgtTCGCAAACTCACAAAATGCGAGTGATTTTGATAAACTGCGAGTGAGAAAAATATCCATTAGCAAACGTTTGCAAGTTAGAATCATCCATGTCACccaaacaaagggaaagaatTTGCTAGTGGTCTCATCAGTTGGCTAGTGGAAAAAATTCTTACTagcaaaactttgcaagtgcgCTAAAAAGTTAACTTCGAGCCCTGAAGTCAATTTTAGGACATATGTATAGAGTTATCAGAGCATAACCTACGTATATCTCCTCGCCAGTTGGCTTTAACAAGCTGATTTTTAGCAAGTGGACATTTGTTTTATAACCTTGTTCTCTCTGATTACGCCAACCCGTCCCATAATTTTAccaaaaattaatttgattttttgtgACACACAcatctcttctcttctcttgttTATTTTTCAGGCTCAATAACATGTTTGACATTCCATAACAATACACACATGGTAAGTGCTAGCGAGGATAATACCATTTGTGTTTGGGAGTGTCGGACATGGGACTGCCTCAAAACTTTAAAAGGCCACAGGTAATGTGATCATCTTTGCTGTAGAGATTATTGTTGTCTTAGACTGGTGTTAACTTCAATTAAAGCTGATCTTTCTTTTccattcacaggaaaaaataacagattcccatttttggatattttagggtatttaaagaatgcccataaaaatcccaaatttggcaaagtgagacatgttccaaccagggaattcccaaccaagttccctgattgggacttgtctcactcttccaaatttgggatttttgtgggtattctttaaattccctaaaatatccaaaaatgggaatctgttattatTTCCTGTGATTAACCACGGAGATTTATGTAAGCATCATTAGCTGTTAAAGATGTCAGTACAGTTCACCTTGTCTTGTCTTGTTCTCAATTATTTGATGACCTGTCTGATTGATTAAGTATTGGATTGATtgggagaaatttgatgctgatcatgGATCACAATGTATACAGGGTTGGGGAAATAATACAGAAGAATACAGAATTCTTGTGTTCACAGGCATGCATGGCAGGTTGCAAGGGTGTAGTTAtgtaattttctttaaaaggagGATTGACATTAAATGCTATGACATCTCAGCCCTGTACTGTGTCTGTACATGAATTTTTAAACTCCAAAAGTACATGTAGGTAACTTGAACATAATTTTTTGTGAATACATTGAGGTACTGTAAGTGTACATATAGGTAATTCTGTTTATATAGGCATGACTCCTTCCCTTTCTTTGTAACTCAGGTAGAGTTCTCAGTTGGTGCCTGGGCACAGTGCCTGAGCATAGTACTTGCTGGGCACTAATTTGACACACAATGTTTTTCAAGTACCCATGCCAAACTTGGGTATGGTGTTCGTGCTTGAAGGTAAAGACGTCTTGTATTCAGGTCCTAAAGTGGGCACTGGCTACCTGTGCTCACACATTTCCGGTTATTCCAAACAAGGTTTTAGCCAGATTGGTGTCTAGCCGCCCTATGGACACCCATTGTTGAaagaaatacaaggaaaattcacttaatctCTTATAATTTAGGGGAAAACATGCCCTCTGGACAgccagttttcaatgtctggCTAAAAGCCTGTTTCCAAGGCAATCATCCATTGCTCCTATCTTCCTGCTGTGCTCACATTTCAAAATGGTGTCTGACAtgcaaaatggagaaaaaaattaacactgtTATATATCAGACTTCACAGCACTATCACACTAGTGCTCAGACACCAAGTGTGAGCAGTTCCTGATATTAAATTATAGGCATTTTTTCTGTATCCAGGGGCCATGTTAATTCAGTGTCTGTGCATCCCTCGGGGCGACTTGCATTGTCTGTATCAAAGGACAAGACTTTAAGGTTAGTCTCCTCAAGTGGCCTATTGGAACCTAACTCTATAGAATCTCTGaggaatgttttgttttattttatctttgcaTGTGTTTTGACCACTTTTTTAGTTGTCCACACTGAAATAACATTAATTGTCTGGCAGTTAAGCACTCTAGAAGTTGTTTACTGGAGTGgcagttttttccttttcttttctttcatttttttgttttgttttgttttttcaggttTTGAAAGTTGTGCCGTACTCAATAAATAATGTTTACTTGGGATCTCTTATTATTGTTTGCTTTCACAGAACATGGAATCTTGTTACTGGCAAATCTGCATATGTTACAAACATCAAAGAAGGTAAGAGTATATTCCTAATTTTAgattgaaaaaattaatgccaGGTACACAGCAGTTCATGCACCCCAACAAACTTTGTTAATGCCACAAAACTTCACTTTTATTTGCAACAATTTGGTTCATGAAACATTTGTTCAAGACTGATGGtcttataataatattactcAAAGGGGTTATATGTATGTCACAAGAGTATTGCTGTTTTATAGGTCAATTacgtgctgaagtcattactcagtacctttacccatacacaaaatgctcctgaaGAGTTGTGGcaaagatatcaaacaaattttatcagggAACATTAaactaactatttttttttgtcattttggcACATACATGTATAGCATTACAACTTGAAAACGTTGgtccaactttttcaagttttagtcCCTGTCCATTCTTGTCATCTGTGGCAATAAATGACAGGAAACAATTTCATTGCCTTAATATACAtgtagtcttaaataacaaaactggatcattatttttagaattcaatAAGTAAAGAAACATGATATTTTTCAAATGTGGCTAAGtgaaatttaggctaagttaaaCTAAAGACAGTGCTGGCCAGCTGTCTCTCTCATCAGTGATATGCGGGGGTGTCCTAATCACATCCTAGGGGCTTGTGGGTCTCTTTACAGGCATTCTCTTGAGGTCAGATCATTATGTTTGCAAGTTATTGCCGATTGTCACTAGTGCCTTTAACAAGGATGGCATATAAAATAGGCAGGAGACTTTGGTCTTGTGAATCTTGCTAATCCTAACTCTTGTTTGTGTGTGTTTAGCTGCCCTGATTGTCAAGTGGTCTCCATCAGGTGATAGTTATGCTGTCGCCATTGGCAACAAAGTCGTAGTTTATAAACTTGCAGTAAGTATTAAAAAGAGTGTAGAGTATTTCCAATCAAATTTCATCTTGTTAAATTATCAGTCGCAAAGATTACCCTGATAAATCCTGCGTAGGGGCATTTTCCAAAAGTTATAACTGGCTGGCTGGACCATGGCTGGActagtttttgctgaaaaaccatctccttcctGCGTACTATTAAgtatttgactgatctggctggatagttttgattaaaggTGAAATTCTGATCATGACAGGAATAAGTTGGTCGCTCAGATCTGACAAATGAAAAGCACCCTAAGAGCTTCATATGAATTGTACAAGTGGATTTTGTCCACACACTCAAAACTCTAAACAGTGTAATTGGGTTTTTGTAATTGAGTGAAGTGAACTAAGAACACCAGCAAGGTCTTAACAGTTTTATGGAACTTCAGTTCATAGAAACCTTTTGTGGTccaggaatttttaaaattcattttcttgcATCACTGCTATAGCCTTTACCACCTGGACATGTCTGGGAACTTTCAAAAGCTttcaaaagcttttaaaaaacactttcaagGTAGTCTTTTCAATACTTTAATTTCAATGATTTCTTatacaaaataatatattagttttcaagtttttaatagtttctgGGGGCTtcagaaaatttaaaccagCTACAAATGTTTCATCTATCTCCCTATCCAGTCCTGTTTGGAAAAACTTAGAGGGTTGCAGTTGAAGATGGCTGACACTTACGGATTATACATGATTTAATGTGGTGAATGTTTGATTTGTCCTAGACAGCTGCCTTGTCATTTACAATGGAGTTCTCAAGATATGTGTTAGCCCTAGAATTCCTTTCAGTAAGTACTGCAACCATAGCATCCTTCTAAAAGTTTATACATCTGCTACACATGCATGCGTTCAAGATTGGAAAGCAAGCATTCTTGAGTTGTTATACTCTGTATATACATAGTaaatttacaataactgagcgatttctctCGCACTGATTGGTTGAGACCTATGGTCAATAAGAATACCCCTCAGTGGGCGTTAAACCCGTGACTCCAAGATATCAGTTCAGTTGAATACTCTAGCTGCCAAGCTGTAGGAGACTTTTAGTAATTATAAGCGTCATGATAACAGACtgcagtcaactctcttttaaCAGACAGCTCACAGGGGTGAATCCAGGATTTTTATCAGGAGGGGGGCACCTGGTGACTTAAACAAAATctcagaggggggggggggtgtgcaccccttgtaccctccccctagatccaaCCATGCCTTGCTAAGATGGTCACCCAGAGTAGGTCCCTGTCTTTCTATATTCCTTTCAACAGACacttctataagacggacacctcaaTAAGACTGACAcccagagttggtccctgcaTTTTTATAATCCCTTCAGTTGCTATCTAAAGATGGACAtttctctaagacggacacataGTGGTAGTACCAAAGAtggagagttgactgtagtgaTAATATGCTCCTAGTCCtgtagctacagcttgcccaaaggcaggctgtaaaactgactttctttgcaccctggtgaccaacatcagttttctccaaacaatatcaATGCATAATCAAGATgaaaggttatgagaatgaATGAAAAGATCACCCTAGGCAGAGGATAATCTTATATCAAGTTCTCTCAACTAACTCTTTAAGGACACGTATGGAGATAAGTCTGGGAAATTTgcatgtatatatatatactttctATACGTACATGTACGTGATTTTCTTTGAAAGTCGTTATCCGATAGTTTGTCACTTGCATTCAGTTTCAATCACGATTACTAAtctcaaattattattttgttatccTAGGAAAATATCCTGGCGACAGGAGGAGAATTTGAAGGAATAAGAATTTTAGACATTGAAAAGGAGCAGTGTGTTCAGACATTGCAAGGACATGCAAGCAGGTGAACAATCAAACCCCTCGCCGGGCGAGTCTCTCGCATTGCCTCCCGTtgagttgggggggggggagggggggtgagGCGAAGAGACGGAtcggatgacatttcagaccatgtgaaacataaaaataaccgcttaaaacggtagaaaaaggtataaataacacggCAAACACATAAAAAGGCATGGATGGACAAACCTGCgagaagactgaaacggattgcgattgtggttttgaaaacttcttggcctaacagtttttcaaagttcatgtTTGGTGTGTGTAACATTTTAAATAATGCTTGCGAGACATATTTGTTGGacaagaagctgtgattttgtcgttcacaagtaatttcttaAGCTCTATAGCGAAAAGTACGTGTAATTTGcatttaacaaaataaactagACCACAGCTTTTGACAgatgacatagcccctttaaggaAGACGTAAGTAAGTATAGACTTTTCCCTGATGTGCAGTTGACCGAATAGACACATCATAACATAATGGGAGACGTTTCACTGGTTGCGTTATGTATGAGCTAATATTAGTTATTACTTGCAAAGGAGAACAAtcgaaataaaaatcaaatcggTCTTCAAATGACGCGCAAGTTACATCAACTCACGAATCGATGAAACTCGCACCCtgtcttaaaaaaaagaaaacccacAGTCATCAAAACGTTTGGCGGGTTACTCTTCGCTGGTAAAGTCATACTGtggcgtgtttttttttgtttctcgcAAAAGTCTCTGAAGTATCCTTTGTAGCGAAGCTTGCGGCACAATTTGCACTCGACAGTCATCAAAACGTTCGCTAGGTTTCTCTTCGTTGGTAAAGTCATACTGTGTTGTGTTTTTATGTTTAGTTTCTTACAAAAGTTTATTCAGTATCTTTTGTAGCAAAGCTTGTGACAGCAATTTGCACTTTGATTGTTTACCTGCTATAGTTCTTTGTTTCGTTTTCAATGCTTTTTTGTAACctgaaaacacaataaaattcaaatttagtGGGTTCTTGCTAAACATGATTTCAACAGTTTGAATGTAGTAGCGTACGTTCAAGTGGTGCGTTTTAGCGTTCTTATTTGTCTTTTAGCAGTTTTACTCCCTGGTTTAGCAAAACAACTAGCgaatcaaattttgtttttcgatGACGCATTGGTTTGTTTACAAGTAAAGATTCAGGATCAGTTTAGCTTCCATGTGTCAGTTTAGTTTCCAGGTTAGATTCGGTGATTATTTTCCATGCATACGTCGTCAGTAACGACAAAATAGCTCACGCGGTTACAAGAATTTTCGTCTTGATTTTATGTTCGCATCATAACGTCAACCACACAGCCATTACTGGCCAACTTGTCTCTCTTGTTTGACTGTTTTAGCGATGATGTCATGCCTTTTCTCATTGGCTGACACCTTTTCTATTGTTCTTGCGCTATAAGTTGGCGACACCACCCGGATGGTTGGGCGGATCCGTAGAACCACTGAACAGTACACTTCTCACCTTTCATTACGTCAATCATATTCATATTCAATACCCATTCCCTATAGTGAAACTGTGCATCCGTAACACCACCAGACCATATCTTTGTCACCTTTCAGGACTTCATCCATATCCAATGAGGCATCGTTCTAGTTCACTTATTCCCCAAAGTGAACCTATGTATCCTTAACAACACCAGGCCACATTCAACACCAAACTGAATTATTGTTTACCTATTCCCCATAGCCCTACCTGTGCAGTAGTAACACCACGGGACCACATACCTCTCAACTATCAGCACTTCATCAAagtaatttcaataaaaaaattattgtttaccCATTTTGGACACACCACTCGACCATAGACTTCTTGGGTTCGTATTCAATAAAGTATAGTTAATCAACTCTCTAGTTTAAACCCCTTGCACTGTAACAACACCAAACCATGcactttttttacctttaaacaCTCCCTCCTCTATTCAAAATTCCCTTGCGTCTGGCGCGCCTTCCAACATTATACCCAACTTGGTTGGCTTTTTTGACTCTgggctgctgctgctgctgtaaCGTAGGGAAGCTGTAGTGTAGTGAAACTTTGTCTACATTTTATGCCTCTATTCTCCGGTAAAGCTATTAAAGTAAAATCGCCGCTTGTTTAGGAGTATAGACGGAAATGTTAGTAATACCTTGAAATTTGAGCCCGATACCCCTAATTGTTTGGGAGAGAATCTCtttgaaaactaaaaattttgcaaagaatgtatggctcattcaCTTTTTCGCTACACAGGaatttcgcagtttttttaTCGCTTTTATTTCCTTAGATATTGCGTGGAAAGACCTGAATACGAATGGTACGAATGGTTCAAGTTAACCAGCTATTTACCATTTTTTGTCTATACAGCGACGATATCAAATCGTgtgctaatgagcaaaaatgtaaacaatgtgtgGGCAAATACTCTCATAATCATTTAAAGTACATATATTACTAGGTCTTTTGGTGGATAAACCTGTTTAATCCTTTAGGAAAAGTGAAGAAGTGAATGATCAGAGGTTGGCAGTTTCTATACTCTGACCGTCGCTTAACCCGTCAGTCGATCGAATAAAGGGGTGAAAATCTCTGTGAGTCAGTTAGCTGGTCAGAGAGAAAAATAGACCATTTTTAGCACGGTGACTGTTTGGTTTTTACATGTCATAATAGAGAATAATTTTCGTTTTTACTTCTCCCCTTTAGAGTGAAAGGCCTCTGTATGACGGATGACTTGCTGAATGAAGAAGACAGGCGCTTGTTGATGTTTTCGGTGTCTTCTGATGGAGATTTAAGAGGATGGGCTTTTAATCCTGAAAATGTAAGAGGAAACTGCATCTATAGTAAACTTACcgtgcgagcaagctcttcataCAGTAGCCTTGCGGGACCCATATGGGTTGCAGGGTCTTTTGTTTTCGGGCTAGGTTCCATTGTCGTCTTTGTTTGTTCATTAGCTGAAGGTCACACTACGGccttttacctaggtaaaaccgaTTTACCTAGGGCAAGTTCATCAAATATCTCCCGAGGTAAattcttctcgtttttttttttttacctaggtaaaaaattctgggaaggtcACACTACTGATATCGGCTCCGAATGTTTTCACGCtcagttgaattttttggagtGTAAATTCAAGAAGGCAAGATGCACGGATCTAGCCGatcaaagagacgtttttttcttttgtctcgCTGTTATTTCTCTCGCTAATTCAACGTGCATGGTGAAGACAGGCGTAGACGTAGACGACTCGTGCCCCCAAAATTTCCTTCACCGTGTGAGCTATGTCCGGTTCTGTCGTCAAGACCTTCGCCGATGAGCGTCTATTGGCTAGCAACCTcggtatttctttttttccaagctATCGCTTTGGATAgctgtagcctgttccaggctctcagatagtggggaagacgcaaAAGTATCAGCGGGCCCGACTATCCCggagcctggaaaaggctagGGTAGCTGTCAAGGGTCAGTCTATTGTTCTCGAGACATATCCAAGCCCCAGACGATAAAATTTCCCCCCGAGGTAAGTTACCTTgggaaaaatcggtcacacttaaaaaatcatgtttccctaggtaaactgtcaacaagtcgAGTTTACTTAggtaaaaagtctgtagtgtgaccacagctattgTTTTCCCAATCAATCTCGTTATGTCTTCCGAGAGCTGCAAGGTCGCTCTCTTCTTATCGAGCAAGAACGCGTGAGCGAGCGAAGAAGACGCGATATGACCCGATATTGGGTCTCATCTCGCGTGCCGCTCGCGCGTGATTTTCTCACTATAGCTTCcaggctccagttgttcaaaaggtggatagtactatccactggataaatcactattggGACACTGTTGGGATTGGTAATAAGTTTTCATCTAATAGGGGAGTGCTCTCCTAACAGGAGAGAGCTACAACAATACACCGATAGGTCGGTGAGCTGCGATACTCCTTGGCAAGATACGGATATCGATCTTTTAACAAGGTGTCGCGAAAATTTGTTAAATAACTCTGTTTAATTTTCCTTGCCCAACCTCTACATTCTAGCCATTGTAAGGCGATTTATTGTATTCAATGACAGTTAAGTTTTCTTGGCGCGATGGGCAGCCTTTGGCAAGTATAGCTGTAGATGTAGATCTAGACTGTTAGCTTAACAAGTTTTCTAAAACTCAAATTGTAATCAGTTTCAATCTTCTCcgagtttgtccatccgtgcttattttgtatttgttccattatttataccttcttttactGCTTTCAGTGGTTctagtttttgtttcaatttgtcTGCTGTCAATTATCactgtttaaattttgaaagattttgtcacacagcccctttaagtttCTGGACATGTACCTGGCGCTGCCCTTCTTTCAGAGATGCTACGTAGTTCGAAAGAAGAATGTTAAGCGTCCATTGTACCATCATGACGTATAACCTTCCTGTCATTGTGTCCTACAGTTTGCAGAAG is a genomic window containing:
- the LOC140947350 gene encoding p21-activated protein kinase-interacting protein 1-like isoform X2, whose protein sequence is MIMEVVVGTYEQVLVGFDVLTADDELEYRLKPKFAEKEHTGCIKCAANNGAVLATGSSDETIRLYNLKDHRELGALMQHEGSITCLTFHNNTHMVSASEDNTICVWECRTWDCLKTLKGHRGHVNSVSVHPSGRLALSVSKDKTLRTWNLVTGKSAYVTNIKEAALIVKWSPSGDSYAVAIGNKVVVYKLATAALSFTMEFSRYVLALEFLSENILATGGEFEGIRILDIEKEQCVQTLQGHASRVKGLCMTDDLLNEEDRRLLMFSVSSDGDLRGWAFNPENFAEEAKLVARFDVPGRPTCLTVVGRKTFSSKVEAIDNELAVKSEQHLKEKKKKGKGKEDKRTVSTSGDEPKKKKHRTKKKKSAKKRGQNAVEGTGARSTDEKPQSERTEMEGNESDGSDEAYNDDMDDE
- the LOC140947350 gene encoding p21-activated protein kinase-interacting protein 1-like isoform X1; the protein is MIMEVVVGTYEQVLVGFDVLTADDELEQYRLKPKFAEKEHTGCIKCAANNGAVLATGSSDETIRLYNLKDHRELGALMQHEGSITCLTFHNNTHMVSASEDNTICVWECRTWDCLKTLKGHRGHVNSVSVHPSGRLALSVSKDKTLRTWNLVTGKSAYVTNIKEAALIVKWSPSGDSYAVAIGNKVVVYKLATAALSFTMEFSRYVLALEFLSENILATGGEFEGIRILDIEKEQCVQTLQGHASRVKGLCMTDDLLNEEDRRLLMFSVSSDGDLRGWAFNPENFAEEAKLVARFDVPGRPTCLTVVGRKTFSSKVEAIDNELAVKSEQHLKEKKKKGKGKEDKRTVSTSGDEPKKKKHRTKKKKSAKKRGQNAVEGTGARSTDEKPQSERTEMEGNESDGSDEAYNDDMDDE
- the LOC140947350 gene encoding p21-activated protein kinase-interacting protein 1-like isoform X3 — translated: MQHEGSITCLTFHNNTHMVSASEDNTICVWECRTWDCLKTLKGHRGHVNSVSVHPSGRLALSVSKDKTLRTWNLVTGKSAYVTNIKEAALIVKWSPSGDSYAVAIGNKVVVYKLATAALSFTMEFSRYVLALEFLSENILATGGEFEGIRILDIEKEQCVQTLQGHASRVKGLCMTDDLLNEEDRRLLMFSVSSDGDLRGWAFNPENFAEEAKLVARFDVPGRPTCLTVVGRKTFSSKVEAIDNELAVKSEQHLKEKKKKGKGKEDKRTVSTSGDEPKKKKHRTKKKKSAKKRGQNAVEGTGARSTDEKPQSERTEMEGNESDGSDEAYNDDMDDE